The Variovorax sp. S12S4 genome includes the window CACGGTGTCGTTCTTCAGCGGCACGCCGGCGGTGCGCGCCGCAAAGTTCATGCCGATGCTCTCGAACGCGTCGCCCGAGGCCGGCGTGCCGTTGTTGCTGCCGATCTGGTCGGAGAGGTTGCCCGCCAGCGTCCAGTAGTGCTGCAGGTTGATGTCGGTCGCGTTGCCGGTGTTGAAAACCGACTTGAAGTCGGCGCCTATGGCGTTGCCCGCATAGTCCTTCACGCCGTTGGCGGGCAGGAACACTTCATAGCTGGTGCCCGGCTGCAGAGGCTGCTCGGGATGGAAGTTGATGATGCCCAACTGCACGCTGTAGGTGCCCGCGAGCGTGTTGCCGCCCACCGCGCGCACGACGAAGGTGTTGGCATTGACGCTCTCGGGGCGGATGCTGTCGGTCATGCCGACGCCGATGCGCGAGGTGAGCGCCTGCTGCTTCGCGCCGTTGGCGGGTGACACCTGTTTCACTTCAGGCTTGGTGATGTCCGGGTCCACCGCATGCACGATGAAGCCGCTGCCCGAGCCGTGGTCGTTGCCCACGAAGACGAGGTTGCCGAACATCGCGACCTGGCCGTTGTCCGAATGCGAGAAGTTCGGGTCGTCCTCGCGCAGGATGCTGCCGCGGCCCACCTCGACGTGGTTCAGCGGGTTGCTCACGTCGACCTTGTGGATGCGGGTTTGCGCGCCCTGGATGACGTAGTTGTCCTGCGTGGCGCAGTACAGCTGCTCGTCGATGACCAGCCGGTTGTCCTCGGCCACGAAGCGCGAGCGGTCGCCCAGGTCGTAGCTGTACATCTTGGCGCCGCCGCCGCGCGTCGAGACGTGCAGGCTTTTGCCGTCGAAGCAGGTGGCGTAGTAGAACGGCGTGGTGCCCACGATGGAATCGAGCACCTTGGGGTTGAGCGGGTCGGAGATGTCGAGGCTCGCGAACCCGCCGTTGCTTTCCATCGCGGTCAGCACCATGTGGTTGCCCATGGTGAAGATCGGGCCGATCCGGAAATTGCCGAGCTCGCCCGTGGGCACCGGGTTGGGCTTGCCCGCGCCGCGGTTCGCAACCACGGCGTTTGCGGGGTCGGTGGCGTCGACGATGAACATGCCGCGGCCCGCGGAGGCCACGTACAGGTAGGGCGCCTGCCACCAGAGCTGCCAGGCGACGTTCTCGTAGTCGCCGGAGTTGACGCCGGGCAGCGCCAGCTTCTTCACCTGCTTGATGTCGTTGATGTCGGTGAAGTCCCAGAACTCGACACCGTTGATGCTGGGCAGCACCACGTACGTCTTGCCGCCGATCTTCGCGGTGCCGAAGGAGTGCGTTTCGCGAAACTCCTTGGTGCGGGCCTCGGGTTCGTAGATCTTCTTGACCAGCTGGATCTGGCGCGGGTTCGACACGTCGTACAGCAAAAAGCCGCCCGGGCCCAGGCCGCTGTCCGGCGCGAACGAGGTGAGAAAGTAGCCGTTGATCATGATGCCCGCGTTCATGCCGTAGTCCTTGCGGCCCGGGTACGTGGCGGGCACCTCGCGCGACTCGTAGGCGCTGCTGTGCGCAGGATCGAGCGGGTGGTTGGGGCTGGTGATCACCGACACCGGCTTGAACAGCTCGGCCGATGTGTAGGTGAGATTGCCGAGGCCCGGCCCCTGCAGCGGGAGCGGATCGGCCATGGCTTCGGCGACGGCCGTCGCCATGTTGTCGAGGGTGGTCATCGGGCTGACCCCGGTGATGGCCGCATGCGTCAGCAATGTGACGAGCGGAGCCAGGAACGCCATCAAGAAATACCGGATCTTCATCGTCGCCTCCAGATTGTTAGAAGTTCGCAGGGCAACCCGTTGCTCGATCCCTCTCCAGTGCGCGCGCAGGACGCACCCCGGCGGGCGACGGGTGCATCGCCTGCCGTGCTGACTTCTTCTTGGTTTCTTGCGCCGGCGCTCGCTCTTTGTCTTACTTGGCGCCGCTCGATTCGTAGAGGGCCCACGCCTCCTTGGCGCTGGCGCCGCGGTGGATCATGGCCATCAGCGCACTCACCACCGCCGAGGGGTTGGCGTGCTGGTACACATTGCGCCCGTACACCATGCCGACGGCGCCCTGGTCGAGCAGTGCGCGCGAGCGCGCAAACACCTGCTGCAGGTCTTCGCGCCCACCGCCGCGCACGAGCACGGGGCAACGCGCCGCCTGCACCACGCGGTGGAAATCGGCGGGGTCGCTGGTCGGGTCGGCCTTGACGATGTCGGCGCCCATCTCGCGCGCAAGGCGCACCAGCGTGACGATCTTCTCGGCGTCGCCGTCGACCTGGTAGCGGCTGCCCGGCGTGGGCGACTGCATCACCAGCGGCTCGATCATCAGCGGCATGCCGTAGCGGTCGCAGTCGGCGCGCACGCGTGCGATGTTCTGCACGCACTGGCGAAACAGGTCGGGCTCGTTCGGCAGCATGAAGAGGTTGACCACCACGCAGGCCGCATCGCGCTGCACAGCCGGCAGCACCGGGTCATGCTCGTTCTGCAACTGGGCCCACATCACGCGGTGCAGCGTGGCGTTGTAGGGGTTGCCCATGTCGATGCGCATCACCAGCGCGGGCTTGTTGCGGCCCGGGCGGTCCTGCAGCAGGTCGGACTGTCCGTAGTTGAGTTGGATCGCGTCGGGCCCGGCGGCCAGGAGCTTGTCCATGACCTGGGGCATGTCCTCCAGGCCGTCGAGGAACGAAGGCTCGTTGCACACGCCGTGGTCCAGGGCTATGTCCAGGCAGCGGCCATTGGTCAGCAGCCGGTTGAGCCGCGCTGTCTTGTCTCTCGACATGGAAAGAACTCCTTGTTGGGATCGGAAAAAGAAGGGGGAAGGTCAGGCGAGTGCGCCGAGGTGTCGCTTGGCCGCGGCATCGATCTGCCGCAGCGCGTCGTCGCCCAGCTCGACCGCGCCGGCACCGGCGTTCTCGATGGCCTGCTGGCGCACGCGCGCACCGCACAGCGCCACGGACACGGTGCCTCGTGCAATGGTCCAGGCGATCATCAATTGGCCGAATGAACAGCCCAGTTGCGCGCGCAGCGGGTCGAGCTCTTCGAAGAAGACCTTGAGCCTGGAGCGGTTGGCTTCGCTGAAGCGAGGATTGCTTGCACGCTGGTCGTCGCCCTTGAACTCGCGCGCCGGATCGATCGGGCCGGCAAGCAGGCCGAGCGCGAGCGACGAGTAGCCCAGAACCGCCACGTTGTGCTCGCTGCACAAGGGCGCGAGCGTGGTTTCGATCTCGCGGTCGATCAGGCTGTAGCGCTCCTGCGCCGCATCGACCGGGCCATGGCGCAGGTACTCGGCGAGCGTCTCGGGGCTCACGTTGCTCACGCCGATGGCGCGGATCTTTCCCTGCTTCTTCAGGTCGAGCAGCGCATCCATGGTTTCGGCCACGGGCGTGGTGCTGTCCTGCCAGTGCGTGATGTAGAGGTCGATGTAGTCGGTCTGCAGGCGCTTCAGGCTCTGTTCGCATTCATGAAAGATCGAATCGCGGCCGAGATAGCGGTACACCGGGTGACCGTCTTCCTCGAAGAAATGCGTGCCCTTCTGCGTGTGCCACACGAGGCCGCACTTGGTCGCGATCACGGCCTCGTGGCGCCGCCCCTTGAGCGCGGTGCCCACGATGCTTTCGGAACGCCCCAGGCCGTAGGCCGGCGCGGTGTCGATCAGGTTCACGCCTGCGTCCAGCGAGGCCTGGATGGCCACCACGGCGGCCGCGTTGTCCCCGCCGCCCCACATCCACCCGCCCATGGCCCAGGTGCCCAGGCCGATGGCCGAGCATTCGATGCCCGATGGACCCAGTGTGGTCTTCTTCATCTCGCTCTTCATCTGGTCTTCTTTCTCGTGTTCAGGAGGTGGTCGATGGTCACGGCCGCGAGCAGGATCAGGCCCTTGATCACGTCCTGCCAGTAAGGCGAAACGTCCAGCAGGATCAGCGAGCTGGTCACCACCGACAGCAGCGCCAGGCCCAGCACCGCGCCCAGCACCGTGCCCGAGCCGCCCTTGAGGCTGGCCCCGCCGATCACCGCGGCGGCAATCACGTTGAGCTCCATGCCCACGCCGAAGGTGGGCGTGGCCGCGCCGAAGCGCGCCGTGTAGATCACGCCCGCAAGGCCCGCCGACGCGGCGCACAGCACCGTGACCCAGAACTTCACGCGGCCCACGCGAATGCCCGAGTACAGCGCCGCCTTCTCGTTGCTGCCGGTGTAGAACACGCGGCGCAGCAGGGTCGAACGGCGCAGCACGAAGTCGCTCACGACGACGATGGCAATGAAGATCAGGATGACCGCGGGAACGCCGAACAGCGTGCCCTGCCCGATGAACTTGAACTCGGCCGGCAGCGAGAACAGCGACTGCGGCGTGCCCTGCGTGAGCGCAAGGCACAGGCCGCGCACGATCACCATGAAGGCCAGCGATGCAATGAAGTGGTTGAGCCCGATGCGCGTGACGCAGCCGCCGATCATTGCGCCGATGAGCCCGCTCGCGCCGATGGCCACCAGGCTCGCAATCCACGGGTCCACGCCCATCAAAAAGAGCTTGCCCGTGACCACCATCGCAAAGCAGACCACCGAGCCCACCGAAAGATCGATGCCCCCGACGATCAGCAGAATGGTCATGCCGACCACCACGATGCCCTCGATGGAGAACGACAGCAGCATCGCGCGCACGTTCTCCCAGGTAAGGAAGTAGGGGGACGCGAAGCTCATTGCCACGCACAGCACCGCAATGATCAGCAGCAGGCCCATCTCGCGCATGCTCGTGAGTTTGTTGGCGGGTTTTGCGGGCCCGCCTCCTGACTGCCTGGGCGCAATGCCCGCATCGAGTTGTGCCGGATAGTTCATGCCATCTCCTGTTCGCAGAGTCCGGAGGCGAGCCGCAGCAGGGCTTCCTCCGTCATTTCGTTGGAATTCAATTCACCGGCCAGCCGCCCGTCGCGGATCACCAGCGCCCGGTCGCACAGGCCGATGATCTCGGGCAGCTCCGAAGAGATCACGATCACGCCCACGCCTTGGTTCGCGAGCTCGCGCAGGATGTGGTGGATCTCGGACTTGGCGCCCACGTCCACCCCGCGCGTGGGCTCGTCCATCAGCAGCACCGAAGGGTTGGTGGCCAGCAGCTTGGCAATGGCCACCTTCTGCTGGTTGCCGCCCGACAGGCTCGACACCTCGATAGCCACGCCGTCCGACTTGAGATTGAGCTTGGCGCCCAGTTCGCGTGCCAGGCGGTGTTCGGCCGAACGCTGCAAGAGGCCCCAGGCGGAGCTCACGCGCCGCAGCGCCATCGAGGAGATGTTCTGCGCAATCGGCAGGTCAAGGTACACGCCCGCGGCCTTGCGGTCTTCGCTGAGGTAGGCAATGCCTTCGCGCAGCGCGTCGTTGTACTTGCGGATGGAAAGCGCCTTGCCGTTCAGGCGCACCGTGCCTTGCGTGGCGGCGCGCAGGCCGCACAGCGTTTCGGCCAGTTCGCTCCGGCCGGCGCCCATCAGTCCCGCAATGCCGAGGATCTCGCCGCGCTTCAGCGCAAACGAAACGCCGTGCACGCGCTCGCCGTCGGCAATGCCGGCCACTTCGAGCACCGGGCCTGAGGGCTCGGCGCCGGCTTGCTTGGGCGGGTAGTAGTTGCCGAGCTCGCGGCCGACCATGCGGCGCACCAGTTCGTCGGCCGTCAGCCCGGCCAGCGGCCCGCAATGCACGTTGCGCCCGTCGCGCAGCACCGTGACGCGGTCGCAGTGCGTGAATATTTCAGCCATGCGGTGGCTGATGTAGATGATGCCGATGCCCTGCGCCTTCAGGTCGTGCAGCACGCGAAAGAGCGCGGCCGATTCGTTGTCGGTGAGCGCGGCCGTGGGCTCGTCGAGGATCAGCACCTTGCAGTCGAGCGTGAGCGCCTTGGCAATCTCCACCAACTGCTGGCTCGAAATGCTGAGTTCGCTCACGGGCGCGGCGGGGTCGATGTCTTGCCCGAGCCGCGCCAGCACTTCGGCGGCGCGCGCGTTCAGGCTGGCGTAGTTCATCCACGCCTGCTTGCCCGCGTTGATCTCGGGCATGAAGATGTTCTCGGCCACCGTGGCGTCGCCGCACAGCGCGATCTCCTGGTGCACCAGGCCGATGCCCAGGCGCATGGCATGCGCCGGGCCGTCGATGAACACCTTCTGGCCGTTGAGGATGATGTCGCCTTCGTCGGGCCGGTGGATGCCGTCGATGATGTTCATCAGCGTCGACTTGCCCGCGCCGTTTTCGCCGCACAGGGCGTGGATCTCGCCCGCGTGCAGCGAGAAGTCCACGCCCGAGAGCGCGCGCGAAGCGCCGAAGCGCTTGCTGATGCCGCGCAGTTCGAGCAACGTGGTCACTCGGCAACCTCCGCGCCATGCGCTGCGGTGCGAGCTTGCTTGGGGCGGCCCGGCGCTGCGCTCATTCGCCGATTCCCTTGGTGCCGCGGCGCGCGAGGTACTTGTCCCAGTAGAAGTCGTCCGCGTTGGCCTTGCTGACCACCGACAGGCCGTTGTCCAGGAACGGCACCGACATGGGATTGGTGCCGTTGCGCTTGGCGTCGTTCATCGGGTCGATGAGCGAGGGGTTCTTGGCCAGGAACAGCATCATCATGCCCATGTAGCCCTGCATGCCCTGGTTGGGGTTGATGGCACCGAACACGTCGCCGGCCTTGATCATGTCGAGGATCTTGGCGTTCACGTCGCAGCACATCACGCGGATGTTCTTCTTCGATTCGATCTTGGCCTGCGCCGCACCCAATGCCGAATTGGCTTCGGGCATGAACAGTGCGCCGAGGTTCGGGTTGGCCTGCGCCAGGCTCAGCACCGCCTGGTAGGCCTTGCTCGGGTCCTGGTTGCTGGCGGCGCGGCCCACCAGCTTCATGCCCGCGTGCTTGGTCTTCATGCGGTTGATGAAGGCCGCGATGCGGCGGTCGTGGTTGTCCTGGCCCGGGTTCTCGAGCACCGCGTATTCGCCCTTGCCGCCCAGCGCCGCGGCAATCGCGTCGGCCGCCTGCGTGCCTTCGCGGTCGTTGTCCGAGGTGACGAACGAGGCGCGCTTGGAGTTGGGCGAGTCGGCCGCGAAGGTCACGACCGGGATGCCCATGGCCACCGCCCGGTTGATCGGCTCGATGAACGGATCGGGATTCATCGGGTGCAGCAGGATGCCCGCGGGCTTGCGCGCGAGTTCCTGCTCGAACGAGGCCAGCTGCTTGTTCACGTCGTACTCGGGCGTGCCGGTGTAGCGCGTGCGCACGCCCAGCGTGCGGCCGAGCTGCTTCATCATTTCGTAGACCGGAAACCAGTATTCGACGCCCGACACCATCACGTTCATCACGTACACGTCGCTGGCGTTGCCGCGCAATCCGGTGGCGGCGGCCGTGGGGGTGGACTGCGCAAATGCGCTGGTGCCGGCCAGGCCGATACCGGCGGCCGCAGCGGACTTCAGGAAATTTCGCCTCATCTTGTGTCTCCTCGCGTTGACTGGCAGAGCTTGCGACCTGCCTTTGGAGAGCAGATCTTGGGACCTCGTTGTCACGACAGTTGTTATGACAGGTAGAATGTAATCGCGGGTTGTTTGCCGCGATAACTAGGGGAAACGCTACTGGCGAGTCGCTTTCAAGTCGCAGAAGCTGTTATGACATGAAGCCAAACATATTGATCGGCGTCGACATGGGCTCGAGCAGCCTGAAGGCGCTGGCCCTCGAAGCTGCGAGCGGCCGCACCGTTGCGTTGTCCCGCATGCCCTTGCCGCACGACCGGCTGGCCGGCGGCGGCTGCGAGGTGGGCGCACCTGCCATCCGCGCCGCGCTGACGCATGTGCTGCGCGATGTTGCCCAACAGCTCGGCCCGCGCATGGCCGAGATTCGCGCCATGGCCTGCACCGGCCACGGCGCCGGCCTCTATGCACTCGATGCCGACGGCCAGCTCGTCGGCGGACGTGCCGTCGCCTCCACCGACCAGCGTGCCGATGCGCGTGCGCGCGCCCTCGCGGCAAGCCGCGGTGCGCAACTGTTCGAGGACGTGGGCTGCAGCCCCTGGCCCGGGCAGCCGACGGTAATCGCCGCCGAGTTGCTGGGCGCCGATGCCGTGCAGCGCGGTGAGCTGCGCCGCTTGCTGTTCGCCAAGGACTACCTCGGCTTTTTGCTCACCGGCGAGATTGCCACTGACGCGAGCGATGCAAGCACTGCCGGGCTGGTGTCGCTCGCCACCGGCAACTGGTCGCAGGCGGCCTTCGATGCATCGGGCATTGCGGAGCTTGGCGCACATGCCTTCGGCCCCATCGTGCCGAGCGGCACTGTCATCGGAAAACTGGGGCCTTCGGAGGCGGCGCTGTGCGGGTTGCCGGCGGGCATTCCGGTGGCGATGGGCGCCATCGACCTGCTCGCCTCCATGACGGCGATTGGCGCGGAAGCGCGCGGCCGTGCGGTATCGGTGTTCGGCACCTGGTGCGTCAATGCCGTCATCGGGCCGGTGCTGGAGCCGAAGCCTTCCGTCGCCGCCATCGTGAATTTCGGCCGCACCGACGAGCGGCTCTACATGGAGAACAGCCCCTCGTCGATGGCCAACATCGCTTGGCTGGCCGGCGTGCTCGCACTGCCCGATTCGCGCGCGGTGGTCGACCTGGCCATGACGGTGCCGCTGGGCGCTGGCGGCCTGCGCTTTCTTCCTTTCGTCAATGGCGGAGGCGGCGTGACCGCCGGCTTCGTGGGCCTCAAGAGCCACCACACACGCGCGGAGATGGCGCGGGCCGTGGTCGATTCCGTTGCGGCCCTGCATGCGCGGCACACGGCGCGCCTTGCCGCGGCCGGCCTCGCGGTTGGCGAAACGACGGTACTCGGCGGCGGCGCGAGCGATGCGCGCCTGGTGCGCCTGCTGGCATCTTTTCTTGGCCGCCCCGTCGAGCGCTGTGCCGACGACGAGACCGGCGCGCGCGGCGCCGCAATCTACGCCGCCATGTCGCAAGGCCTCGACGACGCGGCCCAGGGCAGCCCATTGCTCGCGCCCTGCGAAGTGGTCGAACCCGAGGCACGGGACGCCAGCGCCCACGCGGATTTCAACGCCGGTTTCAACGAACTGATTGACAGCATGTCACCTGTATTCACCCACATCGCGGGCGGCGCCAAATGAGCGCCTGGCAATTGCCCTTCGTGCGCCCGGCCTCGCTGGCGGGGCGGCATTTTTCCACCGTGATCGTGGGCGCCGGCATCAACGGCGTTGGCGTGTTCCGCGACCTTTCGCTGCAGCGCGTCGATTGCCTGATCGTCGACAAGGGCGACTTTGGCGCCGGCGCCAGCAGCGCGCCTTCGCGCATGATCCACGGCGGCCTGCGCTACCTGGAGAGCGGCAGCTTCTCGCTGGTGGCCGAGGCCACGCGCGAGCGCAACCTGCTGCTGCGCAATGCGCCGCACCTGGTGCGGCCGCTCAAGACGGTGGTGCCGCTTGCCAACTTCTTCGGCGGGCTGATGAGCAGCGCGCTCAAGTTCTTCGGCCATACGCCGCCGCAGCGCACGCGCGGCCTGCTGGCGGTGGCACTGGGCCTGCGGCTTTATGACCTGCTGGGGCGGCGCCAGCGCGTGATGCCGGGGCACCGCATCAGCCGCGTGCCTTCGGCAGACCGCGGCTTGTTCCGCGCGGCCATCCGCTGGACCGCCACCTTCTTCGATGCGTGGATCAGCCATCCCGAATGGCTCATCCTTGAGCTCATCGGCGATGCCTGCCGCGACCAGCCGCGTTCCGCGGCCGCGAACTACTGCCGCGTGATGGGCTGTGCGGGCAACATCCTCACGCTGCGCGACGAGATCACCGGCGCACTCGTGCGCGTGACGGCCGATACCGTGGTGAACGCCACCGGTGCATGGCTCGACCGCAGCGCGGCGGTGCTCGGCGGTGCCGGCCCGCGCGTGATGGGCACCAAGGGCTCGCACCTGGTGCTCGACCACCCCGCGCTGCGCGACGCGCTCGATGGCCGCATGGCCTACTTCGAGGCGGTGGATGGGCGCGTGTGCATCGTCTACCCGTTCCTGGACCGCGTGCTGGTGGGCTCCACCGACATCCCGGTGGAAGACCCGGACCAGATCGTCACCGAGCCGGCGGAGGTCGACTACCTGATCGATGTGCTGCGCGAGGTGTTCCCCAACATGGCCTTCGGCCGCGGCGACGTGGTCTACACCTACGTGGGCGTGCGGCCGCTTGCGCGCTCCGATGCGGACAAGCCGGGCCAGATTTCGCGCGACCATTCTGTCGTGGTCGATCCGCCGAATGCGACGCGCGACATTGCCATCGTCGGCCTGGTCGGCGGCAAGTGGACCACCTTTCGCTCGCTGGCCGAAGAAGCCACCAACGAAGTGCTGCAGCTGCTCGGCCGCTCGCGTACCGCATCGACCGAGCTGCTGCCCATTGGCGGCGGTGCGGAACTGCCCGCCGATGCAGCGGCGACCGACCGTTTCATCGAGAAGATGATGGCGGCCTCCGGCATGGGCCGCACGCGCGCGCTGAACCTGCTGGCACGCTACGGCTCCAAGGCGCTGCCGCTGGCGCAGCGCCTTGCGGCGTCGGGTGATGTGCCGCTCGCGCATGCGCCGGATTATTCGGCGGCCGAGCTGTCGTACCTGTGCCTTGAAACCGGCGTGGTGCACCTGGACGATCTCGTGATTCGCCGCACGCTGCTGGCCATTCGCGGCCTGGTCACCGACGCAGCCTTGGCCGAGATTGCGGGCGTTGCGGCCGAGGCGCTGGGCTGGGACGCCGTGCATGCCCATAACGAGCTGTGCGCCTGCACCACGGCGCTGCGCGAGCGGCACAACGTACGCCTTCATGCCGTGCCGGCAGGCGAACAACCTTCTTTCGATGCATCATTGATGGCCAACCCAGTGCTTGGCCAAGCCTAAAAAGTGAACAGTCCCAACGACATGTCGACCGTGCTCGACCGCAACTCCGAATCGCCGCTGTGGGCGCAGTTTCGCGACACCATTCGCCTGCAGATCCTGCAAGGCGTGCTGCCCATCGGCGCCAAGCTGCCCTCGGAGGCGGAACTGGGCGAGCAGTTCGGCATTTCGCGCATCGTGGTGCGCGAGGCACTGGCCGACCTGGTGCGCAACAACCTCATCTACAAGATCAAGGGGCGCGGCGCCTTTGTGTCGGCACGCGAGCGCGACGAAGACTTTGTTTCCACCGTGCTGGGCTTCTCCGACGAGATGGAGCGCAAGGGCCGCTCGGTGCGCACGCAGATCCTCATGCAGGAACTGCGCGCGCCCACTGCGCAAGAGGCCGCGTCGCTGGGCCTGGCCGACGACACGCAGGTGGTGGCGCTCAAGCGCCTGCGCAGCGTGGACGGCGAGCTGCGCCTGCTGGTCGAAACCGTGGTGCCGGCCGACCTGGCCCCCGGGCTGCACCGCGCACGCCTGGAAGACCGTTCGCTGTACGACGTGCTGCGCCGGCAATACGGGCTGCGCCTGGTGCGCGCCGAGCGCTGGATCGATGCGGTGCTGCCCGATGCCGAAACCTGCAAGCTGCTCGACCTGCCGCAGCCCGAGCCGCTGCTGCGCATCGAGTCGATTGCCTACGGCGCCAACGGACGGCCGCTGGAACACTACCGCGCGCTGCACCGCTGCAAGACGAGCCGGCTGCACGTGCAGACGACGACCTGAGCCGTCTTCGTCAGGTCTTGGCGGCGCTGCGCGAA containing:
- a CDS encoding class I fructose-bisphosphate aldolase translates to MSRDKTARLNRLLTNGRCLDIALDHGVCNEPSFLDGLEDMPQVMDKLLAAGPDAIQLNYGQSDLLQDRPGRNKPALVMRIDMGNPYNATLHRVMWAQLQNEHDPVLPAVQRDAACVVVNLFMLPNEPDLFRQCVQNIARVRADCDRYGMPLMIEPLVMQSPTPGSRYQVDGDAEKIVTLVRLAREMGADIVKADPTSDPADFHRVVQAARCPVLVRGGGREDLQQVFARSRALLDQGAVGMVYGRNVYQHANPSAVVSALMAMIHRGASAKEAWALYESSGAK
- a CDS encoding aldo/keto reductase; its protein translation is MKKTTLGPSGIECSAIGLGTWAMGGWMWGGGDNAAAVVAIQASLDAGVNLIDTAPAYGLGRSESIVGTALKGRRHEAVIATKCGLVWHTQKGTHFFEEDGHPVYRYLGRDSIFHECEQSLKRLQTDYIDLYITHWQDSTTPVAETMDALLDLKKQGKIRAIGVSNVSPETLAEYLRHGPVDAAQERYSLIDREIETTLAPLCSEHNVAVLGYSSLALGLLAGPIDPAREFKGDDQRASNPRFSEANRSRLKVFFEELDPLRAQLGCSFGQLMIAWTIARGTVSVALCGARVRQQAIENAGAGAVELGDDALRQIDAAAKRHLGALA
- a CDS encoding ABC transporter permease, translated to MNYPAQLDAGIAPRQSGGGPAKPANKLTSMREMGLLLIIAVLCVAMSFASPYFLTWENVRAMLLSFSIEGIVVVGMTILLIVGGIDLSVGSVVCFAMVVTGKLFLMGVDPWIASLVAIGASGLIGAMIGGCVTRIGLNHFIASLAFMVIVRGLCLALTQGTPQSLFSLPAEFKFIGQGTLFGVPAVILIFIAIVVVSDFVLRRSTLLRRVFYTGSNEKAALYSGIRVGRVKFWVTVLCAASAGLAGVIYTARFGAATPTFGVGMELNVIAAAVIGGASLKGGSGTVLGAVLGLALLSVVTSSLILLDVSPYWQDVIKGLILLAAVTIDHLLNTRKKTR
- a CDS encoding sugar ABC transporter ATP-binding protein codes for the protein MTTLLELRGISKRFGASRALSGVDFSLHAGEIHALCGENGAGKSTLMNIIDGIHRPDEGDIILNGQKVFIDGPAHAMRLGIGLVHQEIALCGDATVAENIFMPEINAGKQAWMNYASLNARAAEVLARLGQDIDPAAPVSELSISSQQLVEIAKALTLDCKVLILDEPTAALTDNESAALFRVLHDLKAQGIGIIYISHRMAEIFTHCDRVTVLRDGRNVHCGPLAGLTADELVRRMVGRELGNYYPPKQAGAEPSGPVLEVAGIADGERVHGVSFALKRGEILGIAGLMGAGRSELAETLCGLRAATQGTVRLNGKALSIRKYNDALREGIAYLSEDRKAAGVYLDLPIAQNISSMALRRVSSAWGLLQRSAEHRLARELGAKLNLKSDGVAIEVSSLSGGNQQKVAIAKLLATNPSVLLMDEPTRGVDVGAKSEIHHILRELANQGVGVIVISSELPEIIGLCDRALVIRDGRLAGELNSNEMTEEALLRLASGLCEQEMA
- a CDS encoding substrate-binding domain-containing protein — its product is MRRNFLKSAAAAGIGLAGTSAFAQSTPTAAATGLRGNASDVYVMNVMVSGVEYWFPVYEMMKQLGRTLGVRTRYTGTPEYDVNKQLASFEQELARKPAGILLHPMNPDPFIEPINRAVAMGIPVVTFAADSPNSKRASFVTSDNDREGTQAADAIAAALGGKGEYAVLENPGQDNHDRRIAAFINRMKTKHAGMKLVGRAASNQDPSKAYQAVLSLAQANPNLGALFMPEANSALGAAQAKIESKKNIRVMCCDVNAKILDMIKAGDVFGAINPNQGMQGYMGMMMLFLAKNPSLIDPMNDAKRNGTNPMSVPFLDNGLSVVSKANADDFYWDKYLARRGTKGIGE
- a CDS encoding FGGY family carbohydrate kinase — its product is MKPNILIGVDMGSSSLKALALEAASGRTVALSRMPLPHDRLAGGGCEVGAPAIRAALTHVLRDVAQQLGPRMAEIRAMACTGHGAGLYALDADGQLVGGRAVASTDQRADARARALAASRGAQLFEDVGCSPWPGQPTVIAAELLGADAVQRGELRRLLFAKDYLGFLLTGEIATDASDASTAGLVSLATGNWSQAAFDASGIAELGAHAFGPIVPSGTVIGKLGPSEAALCGLPAGIPVAMGAIDLLASMTAIGAEARGRAVSVFGTWCVNAVIGPVLEPKPSVAAIVNFGRTDERLYMENSPSSMANIAWLAGVLALPDSRAVVDLAMTVPLGAGGLRFLPFVNGGGGVTAGFVGLKSHHTRAEMARAVVDSVAALHARHTARLAAAGLAVGETTVLGGGASDARLVRLLASFLGRPVERCADDETGARGAAIYAAMSQGLDDAAQGSPLLAPCEVVEPEARDASAHADFNAGFNELIDSMSPVFTHIAGGAK
- a CDS encoding glycerol-3-phosphate dehydrogenase/oxidase — its product is MSAWQLPFVRPASLAGRHFSTVIVGAGINGVGVFRDLSLQRVDCLIVDKGDFGAGASSAPSRMIHGGLRYLESGSFSLVAEATRERNLLLRNAPHLVRPLKTVVPLANFFGGLMSSALKFFGHTPPQRTRGLLAVALGLRLYDLLGRRQRVMPGHRISRVPSADRGLFRAAIRWTATFFDAWISHPEWLILELIGDACRDQPRSAAANYCRVMGCAGNILTLRDEITGALVRVTADTVVNATGAWLDRSAAVLGGAGPRVMGTKGSHLVLDHPALRDALDGRMAYFEAVDGRVCIVYPFLDRVLVGSTDIPVEDPDQIVTEPAEVDYLIDVLREVFPNMAFGRGDVVYTYVGVRPLARSDADKPGQISRDHSVVVDPPNATRDIAIVGLVGGKWTTFRSLAEEATNEVLQLLGRSRTASTELLPIGGGAELPADAAATDRFIEKMMAASGMGRTRALNLLARYGSKALPLAQRLAASGDVPLAHAPDYSAAELSYLCLETGVVHLDDLVIRRTLLAIRGLVTDAALAEIAGVAAEALGWDAVHAHNELCACTTALRERHNVRLHAVPAGEQPSFDASLMANPVLGQA
- a CDS encoding GntR family transcriptional regulator, with product MSTVLDRNSESPLWAQFRDTIRLQILQGVLPIGAKLPSEAELGEQFGISRIVVREALADLVRNNLIYKIKGRGAFVSARERDEDFVSTVLGFSDEMERKGRSVRTQILMQELRAPTAQEAASLGLADDTQVVALKRLRSVDGELRLLVETVVPADLAPGLHRARLEDRSLYDVLRRQYGLRLVRAERWIDAVLPDAETCKLLDLPQPEPLLRIESIAYGANGRPLEHYRALHRCKTSRLHVQTTT